The Agarilytica rhodophyticola genome has a window encoding:
- the tssK gene encoding type VI secretion system baseplate subunit TssK — protein MSLESKVVWSEGMFLNPQHFQQQERYFERYVNGKCEAYGAYGWGVSEFEVDQQLLKLGKLSVINAKGVFPDGTPFSVPDLNDPPPVIDLPENLHDVLVYLAIPVRRPGAVDVLREEQSQGLARYYLSEMNVRDVAEEGSENLQVDVAKLRTKLLLETDDLSGYTCIGVMKITETREDKNIILDDQYIPTCIDINVSPRLAGFLTELVGLLHHRAESMAGRLADARRGGSAEIADYMMLQLINRIEPFANHLSSMQGLHPITMYAETLQMVGELSTFVTKDKRPPSFGPYLHDDLTVTFTPIMTSLRDCLSMVIEQNATSLPLEEKGYGIRVSQITDRSMLTTCVFVIAARADVPEEVIRTRLPSQVKIGPVERIRKLVNAAMPGITLKPLPVAPRQIPFRSGYSYFELERNSPFWKELQTSGGFALHVGGDFPGLELEFWSIRQN, from the coding sequence ATGTCATTAGAAAGCAAGGTCGTTTGGTCCGAGGGGATGTTTCTTAATCCCCAACATTTTCAGCAACAAGAGCGTTATTTTGAACGCTATGTTAATGGCAAATGTGAAGCATATGGAGCATATGGCTGGGGAGTAAGTGAATTTGAAGTTGACCAACAGCTGCTCAAATTGGGTAAGCTATCTGTTATTAACGCCAAAGGTGTTTTTCCAGATGGCACGCCGTTTAGTGTGCCCGATCTCAATGATCCGCCACCGGTTATCGATCTGCCTGAAAACCTGCATGATGTCTTAGTATATTTAGCAATTCCCGTGAGACGCCCAGGAGCTGTGGATGTCTTGCGTGAAGAGCAATCACAAGGGTTGGCGCGCTATTATCTGTCTGAGATGAATGTGCGAGATGTGGCAGAAGAGGGGAGTGAAAACCTACAGGTGGATGTGGCGAAACTTCGCACCAAGTTACTGCTGGAGACAGATGATCTTAGCGGCTATACCTGTATTGGTGTCATGAAGATTACCGAGACGCGAGAAGATAAGAATATTATTCTCGACGATCAATATATTCCCACATGCATCGATATTAATGTGTCCCCACGACTGGCGGGGTTTTTGACTGAGCTGGTGGGCTTACTTCATCATCGGGCCGAGTCTATGGCAGGGCGTTTAGCAGATGCTAGAAGGGGTGGTTCTGCAGAAATAGCCGATTATATGATGCTGCAGCTGATCAATCGTATTGAACCCTTTGCTAATCATTTATCTTCTATGCAGGGACTGCATCCTATCACCATGTACGCTGAAACCTTGCAAATGGTAGGGGAGTTATCCACGTTTGTGACAAAAGATAAAAGGCCGCCCAGCTTTGGCCCTTATTTGCATGATGATTTAACTGTCACGTTTACACCTATCATGACCTCTCTGCGCGATTGTCTATCCATGGTTATTGAGCAGAATGCTACGTCTTTGCCATTGGAGGAAAAAGGCTATGGTATTCGTGTATCACAAATCACCGATCGCAGTATGCTAACTACCTGTGTTTTCGTGATAGCAGCACGTGCAGATGTACCAGAAGAAGTGATAAGAACACGATTACCTTCCCAGGTTAAGATTGGCCCGGTGGAGCGTATTCGTAAGTTAGTGAATGCGGCAATGCCGGGTATTACCTTAAAGCCTCTGCCTGTGGCGCCCCGGCAAATTCCTTTCCGCTCTGGCTATTCTTATTTTGAGCTAGAAAGAAATAGCCCGTTTTGGAAGGAACTGCAAACATCTGGTGGCTTTGCTTTGCATGTGGGAGGCGATTTCCCCGGATTAGAATTGGAGTTTTGGTCTATTCGTCAAAATTAG
- the icmH gene encoding type IVB secretion system protein IcmH/DotU yields MSTDDSDKTVFKPAASGNPDHTAMRPMPGGRGMARPQPGAARPAAAPPPPQYAPQMQMSEEGAAFFQKTQGLNPIVNAAASLIAVFEKTHGSASHSDIGGLHQRLTNEIRSFENRLRDLGLAPEITLSVRYIMCSVLDESVLNTPWGSESAWAQRTLLSVFHKETSGGEKFFLILDRMRQAPADNLYVLELMYICLSLGFEGKYRLLDRGREAIEHIRDDVFSIIRRHRGDYERSLADSWQGLGRSRNTLAQYIPMWVIVVAVIAILFFSFSGFRWWLYKTSDPVANQLNEISTEALEEIEEEKNNSLLNN; encoded by the coding sequence ATGTCGACAGATGATTCTGATAAGACGGTATTTAAACCGGCTGCATCAGGCAACCCTGACCACACCGCAATGCGCCCCATGCCAGGTGGCCGAGGTATGGCGCGGCCTCAGCCAGGGGCCGCACGACCAGCAGCAGCGCCGCCACCGCCACAATATGCGCCGCAAATGCAAATGAGTGAAGAGGGCGCTGCCTTTTTTCAAAAAACTCAGGGCTTAAATCCCATTGTCAACGCTGCTGCCTCGTTAATTGCGGTATTTGAAAAAACCCATGGCTCTGCCAGTCATTCCGATATTGGCGGGCTTCATCAGCGTTTGACTAACGAAATACGATCTTTCGAAAACCGTTTGCGCGATTTAGGTTTGGCGCCTGAGATAACTTTGTCCGTGCGTTACATTATGTGCTCTGTTTTGGATGAGTCGGTACTTAACACGCCCTGGGGAAGTGAAAGTGCATGGGCCCAGCGAACACTATTGAGCGTTTTCCATAAAGAAACATCTGGTGGCGAAAAATTCTTTTTGATTCTTGACAGAATGCGTCAAGCACCGGCGGATAACCTCTATGTGCTGGAGCTTATGTATATCTGCTTAAGTTTGGGCTTTGAAGGCAAGTACCGTTTACTCGATCGGGGACGTGAGGCGATCGAGCATATCCGCGATGATGTGTTTTCCATCATACGTCGCCACCGGGGGGATTACGAGCGTTCATTGGCAGACAGCTGGCAGGGGCTTGGTCGCTCGCGCAATACCTTGGCGCAATACATTCCCATGTGGGTCATTGTAGTGGCAGTGATTGCTATTTTATTTTTCAGCTTTTCAGGCTTTCGCTGGTGGTTGTATAAAACCTCGGATCCGGTTGCGAATCAATTAAACGAGATCTCAACAGAAGCACTGGAAGAAATAGAAGAAGAAAAAAATAATTCGTTACTCAATAACTAA
- the tssM gene encoding type VI secretion system membrane subunit TssM, whose product MKKILNFLLHPITVSVFGLILISLLIWFGGPYIKFGEDNTAPLASAVTRLLCIMVIIILWGLNNLRVQLKARKSNNDLVEDLEENQAELQKNAESGQAAEEIHQLNQRFNQALGTLKQLKFSGSGRKKALYELPWYIIVGPPGSGKTTALVNSGLEFPLAEQFGKGALQGVGGTRNCDWWFTNSAVLIDTAGRYTTQDSHRVVDSSAWEGFLNLLKRNRRRRPINGAIVAISLQDLLTQTEEERVQHAKTIRMRLDELMDKLEIRFPIYLMFTKVDMVSGFREFFEDFGKEERDQVWGVSLPNAPKPTEGPNLEYFSDEFGKLVSRLYDRVLWRVHQERNLKRRANIYDFPPQMENLKGIAESFVKQTFIKNRYKFQPYLRGVYFSSGTQDGTPIDRLMSSISSNFGFSRESSQASYQQGRSYFLTRLFQEVIFPESELVGSNTRYEAFMRWGQRAAIFGLSAITILIIVVWSGSITRHKMFMSDVSEHVAQFEEENKKISPYNKDIRAILPPLNSLANASIVYDQEEHPWLSGIGLYDGRVDRAANDAYESYLKKLFLPRAVQVLEDELDKGHQGGDLYNNFRLYMMLNKRDKLDTEALAAWYKELWDGKYPGEATRRQELVTHLDSLLNLDLEPVELNPRVVRQTRETLLRVPVSQRIYARVKTNPIYTQEVNFFNLLGESARTAFKVDAQTQRQLSLPVLYTMDGYENVDFSPNSPVLTDVENEDWILDDDDSERVDFVKDDLDEISEQVKEHYYADYINVWLNIFNNLKVVEFRDLRHANDVLLSITDPVYSPVRTALQVAVSNTQLTPPIKVVNTVGQKASGKTGKAINLGQNLLERRKTTKVDKRFHQLHVLMSEDSQGGSSFDTWVQRIAKVQQFVTEISISPDPGKKAFEIAKERYQNGAANPIAELKNFAKTAPDPLNRWLTSLADESWRIVMGTAYQYVNTQWRNRVYSPYRQALAGRYPLNRRAADELALFDFVEFFKPAGTIDSFYSSFIKPFVDSSNGWNNRVVDNYSIGFSNSAIRQMRKGLTIKEVFFRTNPESPTIGVELKPFSMDEKDARFTLDVADTRITYNHGPKFWKAVAWSGADEGKRIRVAIEDLEGNVHERTYSGPWAWFRLMDASNIQRTSKSNVYRITFTANRTNSDPHKIVYEAKTKSINNPLSNTLLSSFKVPESL is encoded by the coding sequence ATGAAAAAAATTCTAAATTTTTTGTTACACCCAATCACTGTTTCTGTATTTGGGCTGATCCTCATATCTTTGCTCATCTGGTTTGGTGGCCCCTATATAAAATTTGGTGAGGACAATACCGCTCCTCTAGCCAGTGCTGTGACACGACTGCTGTGTATCATGGTGATTATTATTCTGTGGGGGTTAAATAATTTACGGGTACAGCTAAAAGCCAGAAAGAGCAATAACGATCTGGTTGAAGACTTGGAAGAAAACCAAGCAGAATTGCAAAAAAATGCAGAAAGTGGTCAAGCGGCCGAAGAAATACATCAACTTAATCAGCGCTTTAATCAAGCGCTCGGGACTTTAAAGCAATTAAAGTTCAGTGGCTCTGGTCGTAAAAAAGCCTTATATGAATTACCTTGGTATATCATTGTGGGGCCTCCAGGCTCAGGCAAAACCACAGCGCTTGTGAACTCGGGTCTCGAATTTCCACTGGCAGAGCAATTTGGTAAAGGCGCCTTACAAGGGGTAGGGGGTACACGTAATTGCGATTGGTGGTTTACTAACTCTGCGGTATTAATCGATACGGCTGGCCGTTATACCACACAAGACAGCCATCGCGTGGTGGATAGCTCAGCCTGGGAAGGCTTTCTAAATTTACTCAAGCGCAACCGTCGCCGACGTCCCATTAACGGTGCAATTGTTGCCATTAGCTTACAAGACTTACTGACACAGACTGAAGAAGAACGAGTGCAACATGCGAAAACCATCCGCATGCGCTTAGATGAGCTAATGGATAAATTAGAAATTCGTTTTCCTATTTATCTGATGTTCACCAAAGTGGATATGGTGTCTGGTTTTAGAGAATTTTTTGAAGACTTTGGTAAAGAAGAGAGGGATCAAGTTTGGGGGGTGTCATTGCCTAATGCTCCCAAGCCCACGGAAGGGCCGAATCTTGAATACTTTAGTGATGAATTTGGTAAGTTGGTGTCGCGTTTGTACGATCGTGTACTCTGGCGAGTGCATCAAGAGCGCAATTTAAAACGGCGCGCTAATATTTACGATTTTCCACCTCAGATGGAAAATCTAAAAGGTATTGCGGAATCTTTTGTTAAGCAAACCTTTATTAAAAACCGCTATAAATTCCAACCTTATCTGCGTGGTGTCTATTTCTCAAGTGGTACTCAAGACGGCACTCCTATTGACCGTTTGATGAGTTCAATTTCCTCCAACTTTGGTTTTTCTCGCGAAAGCAGCCAAGCGTCTTACCAGCAAGGACGAAGTTATTTTCTTACCCGACTATTCCAAGAAGTTATTTTTCCAGAATCGGAATTGGTGGGCAGTAATACTCGTTATGAAGCGTTTATGCGTTGGGGGCAGCGCGCAGCAATATTTGGTTTGTCGGCGATTACCATACTGATTATTGTCGTCTGGAGCGGCAGTATTACGCGGCATAAAATGTTTATGTCTGATGTGTCTGAACATGTCGCTCAGTTTGAAGAAGAAAACAAAAAAATTAGCCCCTATAATAAAGACATTCGTGCAATCTTGCCACCACTTAACTCTTTAGCGAACGCCAGTATCGTCTACGATCAAGAAGAGCACCCCTGGTTGTCGGGCATTGGTCTTTATGATGGCCGCGTTGATCGCGCTGCGAACGATGCTTATGAATCCTATTTGAAAAAGTTATTTTTACCCCGTGCTGTGCAAGTGCTGGAAGACGAGTTGGATAAAGGTCACCAAGGTGGCGACCTTTATAATAATTTCCGTCTTTATATGATGCTTAACAAACGCGATAAATTAGACACTGAAGCACTGGCGGCTTGGTATAAAGAACTGTGGGATGGTAAATATCCTGGTGAAGCTACTCGCAGACAAGAATTGGTGACTCACCTTGATTCGCTGCTTAATCTCGATCTTGAACCTGTTGAACTCAACCCGCGTGTGGTCAGACAAACCCGCGAAACTTTATTGCGAGTGCCTGTATCTCAGCGTATTTATGCACGCGTTAAAACTAACCCTATTTATACACAGGAAGTGAATTTCTTTAACTTGTTAGGTGAATCCGCAAGAACCGCATTTAAAGTCGATGCGCAAACTCAAAGACAATTGTCATTGCCCGTGCTGTATACCATGGATGGCTATGAGAATGTGGATTTCTCTCCTAATTCTCCAGTATTGACCGATGTAGAAAATGAAGATTGGATTTTGGACGATGATGACTCTGAGCGCGTCGACTTTGTCAAAGATGATCTCGATGAGATTAGTGAACAAGTTAAAGAACATTATTATGCCGACTATATCAACGTATGGTTGAACATTTTTAATAATCTCAAAGTAGTAGAATTTAGAGATCTTCGCCATGCGAACGATGTATTGCTAAGTATTACCGATCCAGTTTATTCCCCTGTGCGCACTGCATTACAAGTTGCCGTGTCCAATACGCAGCTAACGCCGCCCATTAAAGTGGTAAACACTGTTGGTCAAAAAGCCTCAGGTAAAACTGGAAAAGCGATTAATCTTGGACAAAACCTTCTGGAAAGACGTAAAACTACCAAAGTTGATAAACGCTTTCATCAGCTACATGTTCTCATGTCTGAAGATTCACAAGGTGGATCATCGTTTGATACATGGGTGCAACGTATTGCCAAGGTGCAGCAGTTTGTTACCGAAATATCAATCTCACCTGATCCTGGAAAAAAAGCCTTTGAAATCGCCAAAGAGCGTTATCAAAACGGTGCAGCTAATCCGATAGCAGAATTAAAAAATTTCGCTAAGACAGCACCCGACCCCTTAAACCGTTGGTTAACATCTCTTGCCGATGAGTCCTGGCGTATTGTGATGGGCACGGCTTATCAATATGTGAACACTCAATGGCGTAATCGCGTTTACAGTCCTTACCGACAAGCCTTGGCAGGCCGTTACCCATTAAATCGCCGCGCTGCTGATGAATTAGCCCTGTTTGATTTTGTGGAGTTTTTTAAACCCGCAGGCACTATAGATTCTTTTTACAGTAGCTTTATCAAACCCTTTGTTGACTCTAGCAACGGCTGGAACAATCGTGTGGTAGATAATTACAGCATAGGCTTTTCTAATAGCGCCATTAGACAAATGCGCAAAGGCTTGACTATTAAAGAAGTATTTTTCAGAACCAATCCAGAATCGCCTACCATCGGCGTTGAATTGAAACCTTTTAGTATGGATGAAAAAGATGCGCGCTTTACCTTGGATGTGGCCGATACTCGCATCACCTACAACCATGGGCCTAAATTTTGGAAAGCGGTGGCCTGGTCTGGTGCTGATGAAGGCAAGCGTATTCGTGTTGCCATTGAAGATTTGGAAGGCAACGTCCACGAGCGCACATATTCAGGTCCATGGGCCTGGTTTAGATTGATGGATGCTTCGAATATTCAGCGTACCAGTAAATCCAACGTGTATCGCATTACATTCACGGCTAATCGCACGAATAGTGATCCACATAAAATTGTTTACGAAGCTAAAACCAAGAGTATTAACAATCCTCTGAGCAACACGTTGCTATCATCATTTAAGGTGCCGGAGTCATTGTAA
- the tagF gene encoding type VI secretion system-associated protein TagF produces the protein MNNNNLTGLFGKLPAHGDFIYRDLPSTFINVWDQWLQGYVGSTQEQLGEAWLEIYMTSPIWRFAFTEGVIDNNAWAGIFLPSVDRVGRYFPFSIATRLPAQTNVTEFISTRLNWYQSMEDAALRALDGQLKIDDLIEELNDSNPMKKATYIRGNGIESPSKMVVQNVGSDHSATAILPFMLDACLASSLQTFSMWSTAGSSVINPCMFVSKGLPQLSGIAAMMDGNWAGWRWQEPFTLNTRA, from the coding sequence ATGAATAATAACAACCTCACCGGCCTTTTCGGTAAATTGCCAGCTCACGGAGATTTTATCTACCGCGATTTGCCGAGTACATTTATTAATGTCTGGGATCAATGGCTACAAGGTTATGTTGGCAGTACTCAGGAGCAATTGGGAGAAGCGTGGCTGGAAATTTATATGACCAGCCCTATATGGCGTTTTGCCTTTACCGAAGGCGTTATTGATAACAATGCTTGGGCGGGTATTTTTTTGCCAAGTGTTGATCGTGTCGGTCGTTATTTCCCTTTTTCCATTGCCACCCGCTTGCCAGCCCAAACTAATGTGACTGAATTTATCAGTACGCGCTTAAACTGGTATCAGAGTATGGAAGATGCCGCCCTTAGGGCGCTTGACGGTCAGCTGAAAATCGACGATTTAATCGAAGAACTCAATGACAGCAACCCAATGAAAAAGGCGACGTATATACGAGGTAATGGGATTGAATCGCCGTCAAAAATGGTGGTGCAGAATGTTGGCAGCGATCACTCGGCCACGGCTATTTTGCCGTTTATGCTCGACGCCTGTTTGGCCAGTAGTTTACAAACCTTTAGTATGTGGAGTACTGCTGGTTCGTCGGTTATCAACCCCTGTATGTTCGTTAGCAAAGGTCTGCCGCAGTTATCAGGTATTGCCGCGATGATGGATGGCAACTGGGCGGGTTGGCGTTGGCAAGAGCCTTTCACACTAAATACTAGAGCTTAG